From the genome of Azospirillum brasilense, one region includes:
- a CDS encoding NAD(P)(+) transhydrogenase (Re/Si-specific) subunit beta gives METLSALLYLVASVCFIMALRGLSSPETSRQGNFFGMAGMTIAVLTTLALPIVQSYWMIVLGIAIGGGIGYVIAKKIEMTALPQLVAAFHSLVGLAAVFVALSAFYSPEAYGIGVPGAIAKGSLVEMALGTAIGAITFTGSIVAFAKLQGLVTGKPLVFPFQHHLNAGLGILTILLIVWLVQSNADAPMWLIVAVSLALGLLLILPIGGADMPVVISMLNSYSGWAAAGIGFTLQNNLLIVTGALVGSSGAILSYIMCKGMNRSIFNVILGGFGGDSGAASAAAGGGERGTVKAGSPEDAAYIMKNAQSVIIVPGYGMAVAQAQHALREMADLLKKEGVEVKYAIHPVAGRMPGHMNVLLAEANVPYDEVFELEDINRDFGTADVAFVIGANDVTNPAAKTDPQSPIYGMPILDVEKAKTVFFIKRGMAAGYAGVENELFFRPNTMMLFGDAKKVTEEVVKATE, from the coding sequence ATGGAAACCCTGTCCGCCCTTCTCTACCTGGTCGCCTCGGTCTGCTTCATCATGGCGCTGCGCGGCCTGTCCAGCCCGGAGACCTCCCGCCAGGGCAACTTCTTCGGCATGGCCGGCATGACCATCGCCGTGCTGACCACGCTGGCCCTGCCCATTGTCCAGTCCTACTGGATGATCGTGCTCGGCATCGCGATCGGCGGCGGCATCGGCTACGTCATCGCCAAGAAGATCGAGATGACCGCCCTGCCGCAGCTCGTCGCCGCCTTCCACTCGCTGGTCGGTCTGGCCGCGGTGTTCGTGGCGCTGTCGGCCTTCTACTCGCCCGAGGCCTACGGTATCGGCGTCCCCGGCGCCATCGCCAAGGGCTCGCTGGTCGAGATGGCGCTGGGCACCGCCATCGGCGCCATCACCTTCACCGGCTCGATCGTCGCGTTTGCCAAGCTGCAGGGGCTGGTCACCGGCAAGCCGCTGGTCTTCCCCTTCCAGCACCACCTCAACGCCGGCCTCGGCATCCTCACCATCCTCCTCATTGTCTGGCTGGTGCAGAGCAACGCCGATGCCCCGATGTGGCTGATCGTCGCCGTGTCGCTGGCGCTCGGCCTGCTTTTGATCCTGCCGATCGGCGGCGCCGACATGCCGGTGGTGATCTCGATGCTGAACAGCTACTCGGGCTGGGCGGCGGCGGGCATCGGCTTCACGCTGCAGAACAACCTGCTGATCGTCACGGGCGCGCTGGTCGGCTCGTCGGGCGCCATCCTGTCCTACATCATGTGCAAGGGCATGAACCGCTCGATCTTCAACGTCATCCTGGGCGGCTTCGGCGGCGACAGCGGGGCGGCTTCGGCGGCGGCCGGCGGCGGCGAGCGCGGCACGGTCAAGGCCGGCTCGCCGGAGGACGCGGCCTACATCATGAAGAACGCCCAGTCGGTGATCATCGTCCCCGGCTACGGCATGGCGGTGGCCCAGGCGCAGCACGCGCTGCGCGAGATGGCCGACCTGCTGAAGAAGGAGGGCGTCGAGGTCAAGTACGCCATCCATCCGGTGGCGGGGCGCATGCCCGGGCACATGAACGTGCTGCTGGCCGAGGCCAACGTGCCCTACGACGAGGTGTTCGAGCTGGAGGACATCAACCGCGACTTCGGCACGGCGGACGTGGCCTTCGTGATCGGCGCCAACGACGTGACCAACCCGGCGGCCAAGACCGATCCGCAATCGCCGATCTACGGCATGCCGATCCTCGACGTCGAGAAGGCCAAGACGGTGTTCTTCATCAAGCGCGGCATGGCCGCCGGCTACGCCGGCGTCGAGAACGAGCTGTTCTTCCGCCCCAACACCATGATGCTGTTCGGCGACGCCAAGAAGGTCACCGAAGAGGTCGTGAAGGCCACCGAGTAA
- a CDS encoding NAD(P) transhydrogenase subunit alpha: MEHPDPASQIEAFRHSLLTLTNQTAELQVQVAQMTHAMPIPAPVLDAASHGNFFITGLTVFVLACFVGYYVVWRVTPALHSPLMAVTNAVSSVIIVGALIAAGPAGFGFSKIMGFLAVILASVNIFGGFLVTQRMLSMFKKKGK, encoded by the coding sequence ATGGAACATCCCGATCCCGCGAGCCAGATTGAGGCCTTCCGCCACTCGCTCCTCACCCTGACCAACCAGACGGCGGAGCTTCAGGTCCAGGTTGCCCAGATGACCCACGCGATGCCGATCCCGGCGCCCGTCCTGGACGCGGCGAGCCACGGCAACTTCTTCATCACCGGCCTGACGGTGTTCGTGCTGGCCTGCTTCGTCGGCTACTACGTGGTGTGGCGGGTGACGCCGGCGCTGCACTCGCCGCTGATGGCGGTGACCAACGCGGTGTCCTCGGTGATCATCGTCGGCGCCCTGATCGCCGCCGGCCCGGCCGGTTTCGGCTTCTCCAAGATCATGGGTTTCCTCGCGGTCATCCTGGCCAGCGTCAACATCTTCGGCGGCTTCCTGGTCACCCAGCGCATGCTGTCGATGTTCAAGAAGAAGGGCAAGTAA